CAGCCCGATGTTTACAAATGCGGCGCCCATTCCGGGCAACACAGATTCGACCTTGCCTTTGTAAATGTTGCCGAACAGGCTTTTCGCGCTGTCCGGCCTTTCAATATAAAACTCTTCTATCCTCTTATTCTCCATGACAGCGACGCGTTTTTCGTGCTGCGTCACATTAATATATATCTCTTTTTGCATTACACCGTCTCCTCTGCCTTTATAATCCTTACCCCCTCAGGCAATTGTTCATTGATTTTCCCGATAAATTCCTGCGGCGACAATCTCTTATCCATATGGAAAACAGCCTCCTGATCCATGCCCTCTACGCCGAGCTTGAGGGCTCTGGTTATACTTATCTTAAGGTGGGGACTGAACCCTTTTGTCACGCTTACCGGAAGCGCCGCTCTCCGGGACGCCCTTTGGAAAAGCCTCATGAGATCCAGATGCGAAATAAAACGCGCGTTGCCGGTCTTGGAAAACGTTACTTTCATATTACCAGAATTTTTTATTCGGCCTCTTCTTGGCGGTCACGTCTTTCTGCTGAGTGATCGTATACATAGGCACATAAGCCTTGTTCACATCCGGCAGGTCCTTGATTACACGCCCCTTATTCATAAGATTGACCGTGATAAAGAAAATAAGTTCCGTCTTCTGTTTTGTTATCTCTTTCTTAGTAACCAGGAGTCCCAAGTACGGCACATCGCCGAATATGTCTCCCAGGAACGGAAGCTTCTTTCGCGTATCGATAATGTTCTCCTTTATCAATCCGCCGATAAATATCGTGTCCCCGTCTTTTACCATGACCTGCGTCTTGGCCTGCCGCACCGAGAAGACAGGCGCGACTACTCCGCTTGACTTATCAAGCGTATCGTATCTCAACAGGTCGCTTATCTGCGGCGTCAGGTCTATTACTATCTCATCCTTGTCGTTGACATGAGGGACAACCTTAAGCATTATGCCAAGATCTTTCGGTTCATACCCCGTTATCTCCATCTTTCCGGTAGTTGAACTCCTCTCGTATTTAGGCATATTAAGCGTATTTCCGACATTAATGAAGGCTTCGTTGTTGTTAAGGGTAGTAATCCTGGGATTCGATATGAGGTCGGTGTTGGACCTTGATTTTATCATCTCCAGGACAGCCGAAAATTGGCTGAAATCAAGAGTGCCGAACGTGAACTGGTCTGTTCCGGCATAAGGAAATCCGAAACTCCCTGATTTTCCCCCATTAGCAGGGAACTCGCTGGCCGTTTCCGAAGCTACGCCTCCGCCCGAGGTAGTGGTCGTTGTCGACGGGCTGGAGCTCAAGACCTGCGGGAAAAATATCATACTATCCTGCGCCGAGTTAAACGGCATCTTGAAATAGTCAAAGGGAAATGTTGTCGGCCTCTTGGCGCCGCTGACGGAGAGCTTGACGTTCCAGTCAATGCCCAGTTTTTCGCTGTCATCCAGCGCGGTCTCTATTATCCTGGCCTCTATGAGGATCTGGTCGGTCTGTTTGTCGAGCCTCTCAACGACCTGGCCGATCTTGTATATGTTAGTGGGGATATCGGTAACGAGGACTGTGTTGGTCCTTTCGTCGTATGTGACCTTGCCCCTTTCGCTGACTATATCCTTTATCGATGTGGCGACATCCTTTGACTTGCTGTAATTGAGATTGAAGGCCTGTGTTGTCAGCTCTTCCGCCTTGAGCTTATCGACAGTCACCACCCTTATTATATCCCCCTCCCTTTCGTAGGCAAACCCGTAGTTCCTTAAGATGATATCGAGCGCTGTCTTCCATGGCTTATTCGTCAATTTCAGGTCTATGGTGCCTTTTACATCGGGCGCAGGCACGATATCCACTCCGGAGACTTCCGATATGTACGCCAGTACCGTCTTGATATCGGCGCCCTTAAAGTTGACCGTCACGTTGCCGGGTTCGACTCTGGCTGCCGGAACATCGGGTTCTTTCGGCTCTTCCGGTTGAACCGCGGCTGCTGGGACCACAACCGGCGTCATCATCTCATTCTCCTGGGGCCTATATGCCTGATCCTGGCCGATGGGGACCGCCTCCTCTACCGGCGGCTCTTTATAATTCTTTTCCTGCGCGACCGACACCAACGAGGAATCAAACAATAGACATAAAGAAATAGTCAAGAAGCCGACCAGACAGATCTTTTTATTATTCACTCTTTACCCCTCCTTCTTCGGATAACTTCACCGTATGTTCGTTACCGTCTAAATGTAATATTATAGAGTTCGGGCCGATCTTCTTTATCACAAGCTCCCCCGTTTTCTCACTTTCCCTGATTATCTCTCCGTTCAATATGGCCAGTCTCTTTCCGTCGGCTCCCATAGCTATTCCTTCGAGGTTGATCTCATATATCGACGTCACGTCTTTAAGTTTCGTAGTGACGCTCTTCTCCTGGCCTACAAGCGGCACAAGAGGGTCACGTCTCCCGTGCGCATCGTACCTTATGGCCTCCATGCCATGAAGATACGTGGCCGCCACAAGCGCCGCGAGGGCTAAACCGCTGATCTTACAGGCTCTGAAAAAAAACATTTAAATATCCACCTCACGGGCGGTTAGCCGCCCTTCTTCATTTTATAAGTCATGACCACCAGCTCGATATCATGTTTTTTCGGGTTGGAGCTGTTCGACTTCACGGCTATATCGACTATCTTCATGAATCTTTCGCCACCCTCAAGGCGGGCAAGAAAATTCCCGAGCTCATGGTATCCCGACTTTGCGCTTATGTGGATAGGTATCTCCTGAAAAGGGGTGTCTTTCCGCGCTTTATCCTCTTTTACGATATTCGGAGTTATGGCGGTGATCTTTACATTGGAGCTCTTTGCGACCGCATTAAGGTTCTCAAGCAGACCGGATATCGGCTGTTCGGCAGGCAGCATCTTCTCGTAGAGATCCATCTTTTCTTGTATGGCCGCCAGGTCGTTCTTAAGTTTGTCTATCCTGGCTATGTCTTCTTTGGCCTTGGCCAATTCAAAACGAGCCTCATTCATTTTGACGAAACTGCCGAAGACCCCCACTAACTGCGGTACAAGCAGGAAATTCAAATAAAATATGAATGCGATAACGGATACCAGGACGATCAATATCATCGTTTGTTTCTGGTTCTTATCGAATGTAAAAGGCAATTTTATCATATTTTCCGGCGATCCGGTTTCTATTCTTTGCTGTTAAAGAGGCAAGCTATCTTAAAATTCATTACCTCCTGGTCATCGAACTTGCTGCTTTTCATCGACACAAGTTCAATCTGCTGAAAATCTGAATAAAAAGAGGCGTTATCCTTAAGGCTGCTCATGAACTTGCCTATAAGCGCCGTTCCCTGCCCTCCTAGACTCGACGCGTAACCCGTCAATACAAGATATTTGAGCACAGAGCTTTCCGGCGGCTTTGTGGTATCTTTTTTTACCTTTGCGCCCGCCGGTGGAGGAGCTTTTTCCTTTTGCCTCTCCTCGTAACCGAAATCGGACAACCAGATACCCGATGTCATTGAATCGCTCAATTCGTTCAGCTTCGCTGCCCAGCTGAACCGCCCGTCCACAAGCTCATCAATAGCCCTCACCTTTTGATCTTTCAGCTGGATAAGCGTCTTTAAAGACTCCGCATATCTCTTTTCAGGCATCACCGACTCCAACTTCATCGATAGCGAGGCAAGCGTCGACTTACTGTATACGCCGCCAAAGAATAGCGCTATATGCATTACTGCCAACACGGCAACGAAACCTATAGCTATGTTCATAACAGGAATATTCTTTAAAAAATTAAGGTCGGCCAGGCCGATCTTCTTATACGCCGGTTCTCTTTTCCTGTATTCCTGCGGCAATAGATTAATCTGTACCATAAGCCCTGTGGTTGTCCTCGGCCGATAGGCCGTTGTCTTACTCGGGGCAATACTTAAGCGGCTATTGCATTACCGCTCTGCAGTTAACGCCTTGTTCTGGCCGCGAATGTATATCTTCCGCTCATCTCAACGCCAATCCTGCGGCGACGCCGTAAGAACCTTTCGATCCTTCCAGGAGTTTCGCGTCTATTCCGGAGGCGCTTTTATCTAAAAATGCGAGCGGATCCCAGGCGAAAGGCCGGACGCCGAAATATTCCTGAAACAGGTCTTCCAATCCGGCCAGGCCCGAACTGCCGCCCGAAATATAGATCTCGTCGACGCCCCTGCCGTTCTGGTTCTCGTAATAATTGAACGACAACTTCACTTCGTCGAGAAGATTATTGACTACGGGTTTCACCGCATCTACTATCGACTGCCGTTTGTCGTGAGGTGATTCCTTGATCTTATCGGATGCCGCATTGTCCACGCCCAGGACCTTTGATATAGCGGCGCTGAACTCATTGCCGCCTATTGCCAGGTCCCTGATAAAATATGCCGTGCCTTCCCGCACTATGGCCAGATTGGTGAACCTGGCGCCAATATTCAGGATCGCAAAACTCTTATCCGCGGCGGCATCCGCCTTGTTCCTGGAAAATGAGCCCGCCAGAGCCAGGCTGTCCACATCTACTGCCGCCACCGACAGGCCTGAAGCCTCCGCTGCCTTTATCCTGTCTTCGATCATATCTCTTTTAGCGGCTACCAGTATTAAATCTGTCTTGCTCCCGGCCTTGTCCGTACGCAGGACCTGAAAATCCACAACACACTCGCTTATATTAAAAGGTACGACCTTTTCCGCTTCGAACCTTACCGCGCTCTTCAGCTCATCGTCTTTCATCTTCGGCATCGTCACGAATCTCGCTACGACAAACGGACCCGAGACGGAGATATTGGCTTCTTTAGCCGAAAATTTCGATTCCTCGACCAACCGCGTAACCGTTTCTGCCATCTCTATGCGGGAAGCGCCTCTTACCTTCTTCATCCCTAAGGATATCAATGACGGCGAAATGCCGCCGGATACCTCGACCGCCTTGACGAACGAGCTGCCGATATCAAGCCCTACGATCTTTTTCGCGCTGGGGCCGTGTCCGGTCTTTCCGAAAGGAGTTTCCGCCATTATCGTGCCGCTTTATCGTTTGGGCGCTTCGCGCCGGGCTTATAATTAAACTCTATCGATACGAGCTTCTTCA
This window of the Candidatus Omnitrophota bacterium genome carries:
- a CDS encoding TIGR03936 family radical SAM-associated protein yields the protein MKVTFSKTGNARFISHLDLMRLFQRASRRAALPVSVTKGFSPHLKISITRALKLGVEGMDQEAVFHMDKRLSPQEFIGKINEQLPEGVRIIKAEETV
- a CDS encoding secretin N-terminal domain-containing protein, with the translated sequence MNNKKICLVGFLTISLCLLFDSSLVSVAQEKNYKEPPVEEAVPIGQDQAYRPQENEMMTPVVVPAAAVQPEEPKEPDVPAARVEPGNVTVNFKGADIKTVLAYISEVSGVDIVPAPDVKGTIDLKLTNKPWKTALDIILRNYGFAYEREGDIIRVVTVDKLKAEELTTQAFNLNYSKSKDVATSIKDIVSERGKVTYDERTNTVLVTDIPTNIYKIGQVVERLDKQTDQILIEARIIETALDDSEKLGIDWNVKLSVSGAKRPTTFPFDYFKMPFNSAQDSMIFFPQVLSSSPSTTTTTSGGGVASETASEFPANGGKSGSFGFPYAGTDQFTFGTLDFSQFSAVLEMIKSRSNTDLISNPRITTLNNNEAFINVGNTLNMPKYERSSTTGKMEITGYEPKDLGIMLKVVPHVNDKDEIVIDLTPQISDLLRYDTLDKSSGVVAPVFSVRQAKTQVMVKDGDTIFIGGLIKENIIDTRKKLPFLGDIFGDVPYLGLLVTKKEITKQKTELIFFITVNLMNKGRVIKDLPDVNKAYVPMYTITQQKDVTAKKRPNKKFW
- the pilO gene encoding type 4a pilus biogenesis protein PilO codes for the protein MIKLPFTFDKNQKQTMILIVLVSVIAFIFYLNFLLVPQLVGVFGSFVKMNEARFELAKAKEDIARIDKLKNDLAAIQEKMDLYEKMLPAEQPISGLLENLNAVAKSSNVKITAITPNIVKEDKARKDTPFQEIPIHISAKSGYHELGNFLARLEGGERFMKIVDIAVKSNSSNPKKHDIELVVMTYKMKKGG
- the pilM gene encoding type IV pilus assembly protein PilM, with amino-acid sequence MAETPFGKTGHGPSAKKIVGLDIGSSFVKAVEVSGGISPSLISLGMKKVRGASRIEMAETVTRLVEESKFSAKEANISVSGPFVVARFVTMPKMKDDELKSAVRFEAEKVVPFNISECVVDFQVLRTDKAGSKTDLILVAAKRDMIEDRIKAAEASGLSVAAVDVDSLALAGSFSRNKADAAADKSFAILNIGARFTNLAIVREGTAYFIRDLAIGGNEFSAAISKVLGVDNAASDKIKESPHDKRQSIVDAVKPVVNNLLDEVKLSFNYYENQNGRGVDEIYISGGSSGLAGLEDLFQEYFGVRPFAWDPLAFLDKSASGIDAKLLEGSKGSYGVAAGLALR